In Amphiura filiformis chromosome 1, Afil_fr2py, whole genome shotgun sequence, the following are encoded in one genomic region:
- the LOC140162013 gene encoding transcription factor YY2-like: MASETIIFDSCGDSVIISDACEVELPVQEVELEHIPVENIETVPAENIITIPVDTIENVATVETVIETDHHGQPMIALQPLSDQEEIVLQTREEIVGDVDDFGGTYIIDSDSVPVPTSDVYEDSLSISGRKKKGKKTSRTRVLASGELSFDDKSTRKWEQKQVQIKTLEGEFSVTMWASGLHTEDKKQLTDDTDVATQQVIAAQVAEHIAHSSGDLPDYSEYLTGKKLPPGGIPGIDLSDPKQLAEFARIKPKKPRDDDVPRTIACPHKGCTKMFRDNSAMRKHLHTHGPRVHVCAECGKAFVESSKLKRHQLVHTGEKPFQCTFEGCGKRFSLDFNLRTHVRIHTGDRPYVCPFDGCNKKFAQSTNLKSHILTHAKAKQP; encoded by the exons ATGGCGTCCGAAACAATAATTTTTGATAGCTGCGGCGACAGTGTTATCATTTCAGACGCTTGTGAAGTTGAACTTCCAGTCCAAGAAGTAGAACTTGAACATATTCCAGTAGAAAACATTGAAACGGTACCGGCTGAAAATATTATTACAATTCCCGTGGACACAATTGAAAATGTAGCCACTGTTGAAACAGTTATCGAGACCGATCATCATGGACAGCCGATGATAGCTTTGCAACCACTTTCAGATCAAGAAGAAATTGTACTTCAAACTCGTGAAGAAATTGTCGGAGATGTTGATGATTTCGGAGGAACATATATAATTGATTCGGATTCTGTTCCTGTACCAACATCAGACGTTTACGAAGATAGTTTATCTATTTCAGGCAGGAAAAAGAAGGGAAAGAAAACTTCGCGAACACGGGTTTTGGCAAGTGGCGAGCTTTCGTTTGATGACAAGAGTACGAGAAAATGGGAGCAAAAACAGGTCCAAATAAAAACATTAGAAGGAGAATTCTCCGTAACAATGTGGGCATCAG GTTTGCACACAGAGGACAAGAAGCAGCTCACGGATGACACAGATGTAGCCACCCAGCAAGTGATAGCAGCTCAAGTGGCAGAGCATATTGCTCACAGCAGCGGTGATCTACCAGATTACTCCGAGTATCTGACAGGGAAGAAGCTGCCTCCTGGTGGGATACCTGGTATTGACCTCAGTGATCCGAAACAACTAGCTGAATTTGCAAG AATCAAACCCAAGAAGCCCAGAGATGATGATGTACCACGGACAATTGCTTGCCCTCATAAG GGCTGCACTAAGATGTTCCGTGATAACTCTGCAATGAGGAAGCACTTGCACACCCACGGGCCGCGTGTTCATGTTTGCGCAGAATGTGGCAAAGCGTTTGTTGAAAGCTCCAAATTAAAGCGCCATCAGCTGGTTCACACAGGAGAAAAGCCATTCCAG TGTACCTTTGAAGGTTGTGGCAAGCGATTCTCTCTGGATTTCAACTTGCGGACCCACGTCCGCATCCACACAGGTGACCGTCCGTATGTGTGTCCATTCGATGGATGTAACAAGAAATTTGCCCAGTCTACCAATCTCAAATCGCACATCCTAACGCACGCCAAGGCAAAACAACCCTAG
- the LOC140165686 gene encoding G-protein-signaling modulator 2-like isoform X1 — MEEDSFFDTLSNFQRKRMDEQRCSLRPKSFKKGDEPTKAADVPQKLLLHRSSSLPNVHVGTHGEDSQSVCLSEQRTNLPAVSAAGSDEDFFCLIRQIQSKRLDEQRCTPPTTVKKWHGAKPCTK; from the exons ATGGAGGAGGATTCATTTTTTGATACACTCTCCAACTTCCAAAGAAAACGGATGGATGAACAGAGGTGTTCACTAAGACCTAAAAGTTTCAAGAAAGGAGATGAGCCAACAAAAGCAG CAGATGTACCACAGAAGCTATTGCTGCACAGATCAAGCAGCTTACCCAATGTACATGTAGGAACCCATGGAGAAGATTCACAG AGTGTTTGTTTGAGTGAACAGAGAACTAATCTGCCTGCTGTATCTGCAGCAGGATCAGATGAAGATTTCTTCTGCCTTATTCGGCAAATCCAGTCAAAACGCCTTGATGAACAGCGATGCACACCACCAACCACAGTGAAAAAATGGCATGGTGCCAAACCATGCACTAAATAG
- the LOC140165686 gene encoding G-protein-signaling modulator 2-like isoform X2, which translates to MEEDSFFDTLSNFQRKRMDEQRCSLRPKSFKKGDEPTKADVPQKLLLHRSSSLPNVHVGTHGEDSQSVCLSEQRTNLPAVSAAGSDEDFFCLIRQIQSKRLDEQRCTPPTTVKKWHGAKPCTK; encoded by the exons ATGGAGGAGGATTCATTTTTTGATACACTCTCCAACTTCCAAAGAAAACGGATGGATGAACAGAGGTGTTCACTAAGACCTAAAAGTTTCAAGAAAGGAGATGAGCCAACAAAAGCAG ATGTACCACAGAAGCTATTGCTGCACAGATCAAGCAGCTTACCCAATGTACATGTAGGAACCCATGGAGAAGATTCACAG AGTGTTTGTTTGAGTGAACAGAGAACTAATCTGCCTGCTGTATCTGCAGCAGGATCAGATGAAGATTTCTTCTGCCTTATTCGGCAAATCCAGTCAAAACGCCTTGATGAACAGCGATGCACACCACCAACCACAGTGAAAAAATGGCATGGTGCCAAACCATGCACTAAATAG
- the LOC140162421 gene encoding protein FAM177A1-like codes for MASNLMAVQKERDEVSGSQVFLVENEQHPECDPTEGPATISTSTDQPKPVKEFESVDLSKGEKKRVPKRVIHFSDGIMEEYSTDEEDGGDDEPSEPQVDPKTLAWVPYLWYYFLYASTSTLSACDFVGEKLAYMLGITSPKYQYAISEYNRLMDEEKKELEMLEKKRDRKKETIAEKEAMRVFAKSSGNTSNPGLAADL; via the exons ATGGCTTCCAATTTGATGGCAGTTCAGAAGGAAAGAGATGAAGTTTCTGGGTCTCAAGTCTTCCTAGTTGAGAATGAGCAG CACCCAGAATGTGATCCTACAGAGGGTCCAGCAACTATCTCTACCTCAACAGACCAACCGAAACCTGTCAAAGAGTTTGAATCAGTTGACCTCAGCAAGGGGGAAAAGAAGCGCGTCCCTAAGAGAGTGATTCATTTTAGTGATGGGATCATGGAGGAGTATAGTACGGATGAGGaggatggtggtgatgatgagcCATCAGAGCCACAAGTTGATCCT AAAACATTAGCTTGGGTGCCTTATTTGTGGTACTATTTTCTTTACGCATCAACTTCAACATTATCTG CCTGTGATTTTGTAGGAGAGAAGCTAGCCTACATGCTAGGAATAACATCACCCAAATACCAATATGCTATTAGTGAATACAACAGATTAATGGATGAG GAGAAGAAAGAACTTGAAATGTTGGAAAAAAAGCGAGATCGTAAGAAGGAGACGATAGCAGAAAAAGAAGCAATGCGTGTGTTCGCAAAATCCAGCGGTAATACATCAAATCCGGGACTTGCAGCAGacctatga